DNA from Drosophila suzukii chromosome 2R, CBGP_Dsuzu_IsoJpt1.0, whole genome shotgun sequence:
TGAAAATCTAAGTCTAAACTCTACTTGTAGAAAAACGGCCTTTAGAGACGAAAAGACCAACCGAAGGCCATCTATTTTATGACAATCATCAACTCATTGATTTTTAATCCTTTAGAAAAAAGTCTAAGGCGCTGAAGGAGCTGGCCGAGAAGAACTGCGAGAAGCGTGTGCGGGAGTACATGAAgcgtcagcagcagcagcggcaggaTCCCGACTACTCCGACCTCAGTCCTCCCAGTGGGGCCAGTAAGTCCGGAAACATGCTGTCCACACTCAAGCAGAAGATCTGGTCCAGCCAGGGCAACCTGAACAAGCCGCCAAGAGATCCGCCTCCGCCGGGGCCCACAAAGTTCAGCGACCTGGTGGGCAGtggaagcagcagcagcggggGCTCCACAATAGCCAGTCGAGCGGGAACGGTCCAGAAGAGACCATCGCAACTGCAGAAGCAGCACAGCAGCACGTGTCCACACTCAAAGATTTCCAGCGACTCGGACGGAGGATTCAAGGTCCGCGAGTTGGAACCGGATGGCAAGCGGACCATTACTTCGTTGACGGGATTACAGCGGGACTCCGAAGTGATGTATGTGGGCACATTCAGTTCCAACGAGGAGAGCATCGGGAAGCGCGGCAAGATCACCGATGTTTTTGAGTGTATGGAGGCCGACGAGACGGATCACAATGACAACCGCAGTGGCTACAGTTCGGCATTGGCGCGTTCCTTCTCCCAACCGGATATCCTCGGAGATGGCCAGCTAAGCCAGGAACTAAGCGAGGAAGTGACCCTCCAGAGACCCGTAGGACTGTTCGACAGACCCACAATGTTGGGCAGCATTGCCTTTCGACGTTCGGTGACTGCTGCTTTGAGCCAGCTGCAACTGCACACGGACACTAGTTCCACATCCACTATGCGGAATGCGGGCAGCAATCCACCTAAGCCAAGAAATGGCGGTGGAAAGGGTCGTCTGTATCTGAACCTGTCGGATGATACGGATTCCGAGGGCGGCGGTCATGATATATACAGCGACGAGGACGACGACGATCGGGAGGCCGCCGGTAGTGCCTTGCAAAGATTTTTGGCCGTTTGGGCCCTGGAAGAATACCTGCCCGTGTGAGTACCTTAAATAAATCTCTAGTGTTAGATTGATAAACTTGTGCAACCCTTTGTAACAAGATTGTTTCTCGTGTTGAACTCAAACTAATTTCTCTTTTCCACGACAGGTTCCAGAAGCAAGAGATCGACCTGGAAACACTGATGCTGCTCACGGAGTCGGACCTCAAGTCCCTGGGTCTGCCGCTGGGCCCATTCCGGAAGCTCACCTTCGCCATCCAGGAGAGACGCAACGCCCTGGCCAATCCCGGTCCCCTCGTAGATAGTCGACTGTAGTTCTTGACCTATTTATTCTAATTTTCGTAATACTTCTTTACGTTCTATTAGCCTAATGTATATACTTAATTAAAGCATAAATATTATCACTCTAGTTCGCTGAGTTAGCCCGCCACCTGTTGCATCAGGTAGAGATTGGCGTAGGTCTTATTGAGGGCCATCAACTCGTCGTGGGTGCCTTGTTCCACCACCACGCCACGTTTAAACACGCAGATCAGATCCGCATTACGCACGGTGGTCAGACGATGGGCTATCGTCAGACAGGTGCGACCCGATCTTGCCTCATCCAGCGCCTGCTGTACCACCTTCTCGCTCTCCAGATCTAGCGCAGATGTTGCCTCGTCGAGGATAAGGATCTTGGGGTTCCTGACCAGCGCCCGAGCGATGGCGATGCGCTGCTTCTGGCCACCAGAGAGCTGCGAGGTCTTGCCCAGCCGAGTGTCGTATCCTTGGGGCAGGGCACTTATAAAGTTGTGGATATTGGACTTCTTGGCCGCCTCGATAATCTCCTGCATGGACACATCGTCGCGGAAGTTGTTGCCGTAAGCTATGTTCTCGGCAATGGTGCGATCGAAGAGCACGGGTTCCTGCGAAACCAGGCCCAGTTTGGAGCGCAGTGTGTCCAGCGGGAAGTCCGTGCTGGGCACTCCAGACAGATTTACGGACCCCGAAACAGGATCGTAGTAGCGGAGCAGCAGTTGCACACAGGTGGACTTTCCGGAGCCAGAAGGACCCACCAGAGCCACAGTCGTCGACTTTTTTATGGTGAGATTTAGGCCCTGCAGAATGGGGGTGCCCCTCCTCGTGGGATACTCGAAGCCCACGTTCTCGTAGACAATGTCTCCCTCGGATTTCTAAAAAGGCAAGCGGATAAAGACATTTGAGTATCAAACGATAGAAATCAGTAAAATGTAGACTCACCTCGACTGTGTTGTATGGACTCTGGGGAGGATTGGGCTGTGTAGAGGTGCGCTGGAAGAGATCCATCAGGCGGCCGGCGGATAGAATAGCATCATTTACATTTGGGGCATAGGCTAAGGCCTGTCCCAACATCCAGGAGCCAAAAATCAGCGCTTCGGCCACCTTGATGATGTCCGCGTAGTCTATTCGGCCCTCTGACACCAGAATACCACCATAATACAGGGAGATGCCGTAGGCTAGGTAAGGAGCCGCCTGTCCTAGAGCAAAAACCAGACCTCGGAAGCGAACCTTACGCTTACAGGCGACGTCTACACGATCGATCTGCTGGACGTACTGCTCCAAGACCTGCCGTTCCAGGCAAAGACCATTCACCGTTCGGATATTGGTAATAGCTTCGACGGCTACCTGAGAAGCCTCCTCGATGGATGCCTTAGCTTCCTGGGCGCTCTTCATGATGAAGCGACCCTCCAAGTAAATGGATAAGCAGAGCAATGGGAGGGAAACCAAGGTGAGGAGCGTCTGTTGCCAGGAGAAGACGAAACCGACGACCATGCCGACCACAAGAGTGGACATAGCCTGAAGCATGGTACCCACACGAGCTCCAGTTGCCTGGAAAAATGGAAACAAATTGtaagaaataataatattgcTTTTTATAGAACCCGCTAGATGCTTAAAATTCCGCttaaggtgtctaaaagtatgctacaatgtatcttaaattcaaaaacagaCTTTTACACACTTTGATTGATATGATTTTCTGAGCTTCGTAACTTACCCCCTGGACGTTGGAGCAATCGCTAGCCAGTCGAGAGCACAGGGCTCCCACCGAGTTCCGCTCGTCATCGAAGTACGCAATATCCTGACCCACAATCGTTCCAAAGGCGCGTTTGCGCAGGCGCGTTGTCATCTTCACGCCGGCCGTTGTGAACATGTAGGTCTGCAGCATGTTGCCCAATCCGGCCATCAAGCCAATGCCAACAAAGATCATAGAGATTTTCAGGACCTCGGATCGCACGACGTCATCGTCACCGTTCGACATGATACCAAAGAAGTCACCAAAGAAGAGACCCCAAAGCGGGAAGTTTGCGCCATGCATCACGGAGGCGATACCGCCCACAACGAGGAATCGCCATTCCGCGGAGTTTAGTTTTATCAGCTGTATAAAGGACACCTTGGGCACTACTTCATTCTTCCTCCTCTTGTCGTGACGCTGCGAACGACCTGTATAAGGAATGAGTTCCATTTTGTTATTAAATGCGTTGATATAGAACGTatgtaattttaaaaatcGTATATAACTTctgaaatttttaataaatatttaagtaaaaataaattaagctTTAAATTATGCGCTTAAATTACTACGATTCTGTTTTAAATAAACATCGTCCTTATAAACAAATTGTAGGATATTAGTATCCCAAAGTGTttacaatactgatcacaTTATTATGGATCTTAGAGAATTATAGATACTTTTACTATATGTTTAAAGAACATTTAATTAGgataaagatttattttttttcacaatCGAATGGAAGCAATTCGCAAATGTAATTTCGGTACTGATCAGTGGTCGCCGGCAGAAGCATTGTGTGTAGCCCATGGGACAAATTTTCTCTATCAACGCTTTGCTGCAGCTTTTACGTTATACTTTTCCAGGCATAGAGAAGTTTAGATTCTAAAGTGTTTAAAAACAAATCAGCCTTACCATCAAGCTTAGAACATTGATTTCGTATCTGACTTCTGGTACTTACGCTTGCGTCGCGTGCTGGCTCTGAACCCGCTGTCCCTGGAGCTGCCCGAAGTGTTCAGCTCGGGctcctcgtcctcctcctcgtcctcCTCGTCGTCATCGGTCTCCTCGTCGGACAGGTTCTGCGACTTCTGCAGAGGTCGCCCGACCACCGCTCCCTCATCCGCCTCGGTGGCCTCCTTGCGCTGGGTGATGTTTACCAGATCGCAGTAGAGGCCCCTTCGTTCCATCAGCTCCTCGTGGGTGCCCTGCTCCGCCACCACGCCGTCCTTGAGGAAGACGATCTTGTCGGCGTTGGTAATGGTGGACAGTCGATGGGCCACCACCAAAGTGGTGGGTCCCTGGCTGGCCAGCTCCAGGGCACTCTGCACCCGCTTCTCGGAGGTGGGATCCAGTGCGGAGGTGGCCTCGTCCAGGAGCAGCACTTGCGGCTGCCGCACCAATGCCCGGGCAATGGCTATCCGCTGCTTCTGGCCACCAGAGATCTGGGCCCCCTTCTCGCCCACCTGGGTGTCGTAGCCCTTGGGCAGACGACTGATGAAGTCGTGGCAGTTGGCCGCTCGCGCCGCCTTCTCGATGTCCGCCTGAGTGGCCGATGGTCTTCCGTATCGGATGTTCTCGCCAATGGTGGTCGCGAAGAGAACCGGTTCCTGGCCCACCACTCCGATCTGCGATCGCAGCCAGCCCACATTCAGTGTGCGCAGATCCCGTCCGTCCAGTTTGACGCTGCCCGCCTCGGGGTCGTAGAACCGCTGCACCAGCTGGATGAGGGTGCTCTTGCCGCACCCAGAAGCTCCCACGAAGGCCACTGTCTGACCCGGAAGCACATCGACGGTAAGACCCTTGAGGATCTCCACATCTGGGCGGGCGGGGTAGCGGAAGCGGATGCCCTCGAATCGAATGTGTCCGGTGGTGCTTTCCGGCCTGCTTCCCTTCTCGTCCATGGGATCCACCTGCGACGGGCGATCGATGATGTTGAACAGGGTCTGTCCAGCTGCCGTGGCCACGGCTATGGCTTCCACATGGAGAGACGCGAAGCCAAGATTCTGGGCACCCACGATCACAGTGAAAAGGATGATAACCAAAACGGCAGGGGTGTAGACACGATCGGGGAGACCACGCTCATCCAGGATGAGGGTCACTCCATACCAGATAGCCAGGGCATTGCAGAGGTAGATGACCACCCAAGAGAGGGAGTTTCCCAAGCCTGAGTAGAGACCCTTCTTGCGTCCAGTGTTCTCTGCTGGAATAAGTAGCTTTTCAAAGCGAGCTTTCTCCTTCTCCTGACCACTAAAGGCGAACACGGTGCGAATCCCACTGAAGACCTCCTCTGCCACGTTGGCCGCATCGGAGTAGGACTTCAGTTCCTTCTCCGCCAGAGATCCCTGGAGTCGGGCGACCATACTGGTGGCTGCGATGATGAAGGGCACACAACTGAGGACGACTAGGGTGAGCTTCCAGCCGTAGACGAAGGCGGAGACTATTCCAATCACAAAGGTCATGGTCAGGAAGGTCACAATCACCACCTTCTCGCCAATGCCCTCTTTGAGCTTGTCCAGGTCTCTGAAATGACCGAggaaattgtttaaaaatctaaattaTAAATGAAACAAGAGGGaattaacttcggcaagcattatacatttttagtttttaaagatttttactttctttagttatattaaaaaaaaatgtttatttaaaattaacaCGAGTTTTATGAGGATTTTAGTGGCGGATCCTGGATTAGGTTACGGAGTAAATTGGGTTTTTCAGAACAACATTTTTGTAGCACGTTTTTATAATACcgcaatttttttaatgtttcaTCAGAGAGAAATATATCCCCCAAATACTGTAACAGGTACTTTTcaacgaatctagtacacccatttactctacgagtaaccaAACCATGCGACAAAaaaatcgaaaggtattgcaaaaacttaaaggattgcataccaagGAAAAAGTCCAACAGGCTTGGGAGAAAGGGAGGTGAAAGCGTAATTGTGAAAATGTAATTTCGATTTTTTCACGTCGAATCCCATCTCATTTGATAAAGTCCGATGCTTCGTTTAAAAGTTATGTCAAGAACGAAATGTGGGTGTCTTTTCGAATGACAACAATTTAGGAAGTGGATAGATTAGTTCATCAgttttttacctcgttaagaggtgtttttgtttgatatatttactttatggAATCGGAAACAGTCTCTTCCatctgttacataccttccaaCTAACCTAatacacccttttactcttcAAGTATCAAGTATAAAAGCACCGAAGCTACATATTTATAAcacttttgttttgtattgATATTTTGGTCATTTCTATGCGAGCTATAGGATTTAGTTGATATATATAATACTAGATATTATATACTACCTCCAATAGGTTTCATCCCGATAACTTAAAAACTGAGAGCTCACGGAAAGACGGACTTTGTTAGATCGACTCGTTTAGTGATGtggatcaagaatatatataccttaaaCATAGGTCGGAAACGTCGCCTtaactgcgttgcaaacttctgactgaaatcattataccctcagcaggtgtataaaaatgttagTTATGAAAAAACTGAAAACGTAAATTTATCGCTCAATCAAATCAAATGGAATGgaataattaattattttaagtaACCCCACGTGTCTTCCCAAAAAAATGGGTCTTGATTTCAGTTGTGCAATCACAAACTTATCCCATCATTATAAAGCATGTTGATCATAATAAATCAGAATGCTAATGTGATTGGGTAATTCTGTATTTCGCTAATAAATATTCAAGTGATATGGATTTTTATTAGTATAATATTATCACGATTATTTGGATCAAGTAACACCTGGAAGTTCAAAGTATCTGTGGGAAACTCACTCTGTCATTTTGCTGGCAAAGTTGGAGCCCGAACTGGTGTCGTACCAGGCGATATCCTGGCGCAGCATGGCCTCCAGGAAGAGCTTTCGGATGCGATCAATCTGGTTGAGGGCGATCCTATTGGCCAGGTCAACGGCGATTGTGATGAGCAGGAACATGGCAACGGATCCCACGAGACTGCCAATTCCAAAGGCTGTGGCGTCATCGATGATGGCCTGTTTGTTCTCCTCTTCACTGGCATTTGTTCTGAAGGAAACAGATATTATAAAACCATCCTGATTGTCCACTGTGTTTTAGGGACTCACAGTTGCTTGCCGCCACCAAACATTGTGAGGGCAAAGGTGGGCGAGGAAGTGCCCACGCCCACTGTGCGGTCCACGAGCAGGGATGTAAATTCTGCATAGATGATCAAGAAGAAGGGAATAAAAACGGACGCCCCAGTGGCCACCAGCAGACTGAATACAATCAAGCAGCGCTCACATGCAGTTGAGTATCTAAACTTTGTAAAAGAGATAGAAAGGGATAAAGAACATCCTTACGTAGGAGCAGGTATAATCACTACTCACCAGATCAAAGTAACTGTACTTTTTGGTTGAGCCTTCACCAAGGACCGATCCTTCCTTTGCCTGAAAGTCAAAAGCCTGTGGCAGCTTTGAGTCCTCCTTTTTCGCCATTGTGTATGTTTATCGTAAAGTGTCTAAATACTCGCTATATCaacacttataaaaaatagtgtagtaaaaataatatttattttaataaaattacgTCAATAAAAACATATCATAATAACATTTGCATTTTAAAATCGTTAAGTTAACTATAAATTATAGTTAATAAATACCTCAATAGAtgaaaaacttagcaaaaactatttaaatttaatatgaaATTCTTGGACTCACTACGCTTTTTTATCAGTGAATAAAGCATAAGAACAATGTATGCAATGTGATATCTTTAGACAGAATCGGGGCTTATAATTTAGATTCTGTAAATTAAAATAGCTAACAACACTGCTTTATCTACCAAATCAGCTATAAAAGCTAGTCTACTATCCCAAACTATAATCCAAACAATGGATATCAGTCCACTAATGGCAAAAATATTATCTCAGGAAAGTTACTGAAAAGATTgtcaaaagaatttatttattttattatataaagCTGACTTAAAGTTAAAACTATAAGCCAATTGGTAAATAGAGCACTTGCGACTAAGGTGTTCATCTCTTCTGGGGTGACAAAGAGGTTTAATGGCTTGGTAGGGATTTCGATGGCGTTTATAGGTTTATCTCAGTGGAAGGTTTGCGTTTTATGTTGGAATAATGAAGAGAATTTGTTTATGGTTTTTATGGTAGAGGGGTAATAAGAGTAGTTGATTGTGCTAGTACAGGATTTTAATGCGGAGAGGTAGTTTATAGTTCTGTATTTACTGCTTTTACTGTTGTTGCCAAGTTGTAATTCTAAGCAAAttgttatattattattaaaaattattatattatctATAGTGCTTGGGAatttcaattttcttttggACATTTCTGAAAGTTAGCTAGAGGGTTGTCGTATGGGTTTAGTAGCATTTTTTGTTAGgggtttttatacccgttactcgtagagtaaaagggtatactagattcgtcggaaagtatgtaacaggcagaaggaagcgtttccgaccccataaagtatatatattcttgatcaggatcactagccgagtcgatctagccatgtccgtctgtccgtctgtccgtctgtccgtctgtccgtctgtctgtccgtccggatgaacgctgagatctcggaaactatgggagctaggctattgagatttggcgtgcagattcctgagcttattacgcagcgcaagtttgtttcagcacagtgccacgcccactctaacgcccacaaaccgcccaaaactgtggctcctacagttttgatgctagaataaaaattttaactgaaatgtattgttctcatcaatacctatcgattgactcaaaaaaaagtttgccacgcccactctaacgcccacaaaccgcccaaaactgtggctcctacaattttgatgctagaataaaaattttaactcaaatgtattgttctcatcaatacctatcgattgacccaaaaaaaagtttgccacgcccactttaacgcccacaaaccgcgaaaacctgtgacgcccacaattttcatgctagatataaaaattttaactgaaatgtattgatctcgtcaatacctatcgattggttaaaaaaaaaaatttaccacgcccactctaacgcccataacgcttaaatctgtataccgccggtaggtggcgcattttaatctcgctttgctgcttgcatatctctatttagctgagtaacgggtatctgatagtcgaggtactcgactatagcgttcttccttgttttatatttattggtTGGTGTTGATTGATTGATTTGGGtagtttttaagtttttatgttatttagtGTGAGACCTAGGATTCTTGTGTTATCTGTTTCGGAGATAATTAAGGAGCCGGCTTTTATTTTAGGTTTGGAGATGTATTTGCGACAAATGTGATGCCATTATTCTATGGAGAGGGATGAACCTGAATAAACACACCATTCGTTAATTTGATTGAATAAAGACGTGAGGTATGTAGggtttttttataatttgtttaacgAATCAATAAGTCTGCGTAGGCTGAgaattttaattgctttttgAGGGAGATTATTTTTGTGAGTGAGAAGGATAATTTAGAGGGGGAACCATATGGGATGCCATTGTTGAGGGTGAAGTTATTGGATAAGGTTATGCCGttttaaactttaattttCCTGTTTTCCATGCAGTTGATGAATTTGAGATTAAATTACTATTTTGTAGAAAGCTTTGGAGAGGGATAAAGTTGCTAGGTGGTCTATGTATAATAGACTATCTGGAACAGATTTTCCtcgattttaaatttgaattggTTCCTGTTAATGAAATTGTTGGTTAAAGCAAACCACCACAgcatttttgttattattttgacTGAGACTTTTGAACAGGCATGGTTTTTTAGCAAGCGTCTTTTGAGAATCCTAGACAATTAGATTCCTATTGATTTATTACTATTCCACAACTTtatgttttcaaaaaatgttctTTTCATAATTTGAGAAAAGTTCAGGAAGCACCACTCAATTAAGGTACTCAATAACTCATTTGAGGTTTGACTCTTACTTAGCACGTGCCGGTATTTCAGGGACTCTTAAGTTACTGATTGAACTCGCGATCGGTTAAAGAATCTATATCGTTTCTTAAAGTCTCAAGTCTGAAGCCGACGAGTGCGCGATCTGAACTGATCAACCATCCACTCGACTGGTTGCGACGAAAGCTCGGTTCCAGAATCTCGGGTCTCGGGTCGGTCATAAGCCCCATCGTATAACTAATCGGGATTCCCATGGCAACCACTTTCCACTCGGCCACCGAACGGACAATGCTGGTTTCAGACCCTATTCTATAACaacccaaaaaaaactttgTACATTCTCTAGCTAATGCAGATTGGACAGATTTAATAGGTGCCATTGATTCGGCGTTACGCTTGGATGTTTTCTCGGCTCGTAAGATCGGGGAACTAACCTAGAAGaaatctgtatctgtatcgcGTGCGAATGTCGTGATTCATCTCGCCGATCTGGTTTGTCGTGAGATACCTGGAAGCGTGTTAGCGGCATTCTCACGTTCATACGTAAGAATTCAAAATGATTGGGAATAGTTCCTTGGGTAAGCACAGTGCCAAGGATCTGGAAGCTATTAATGGCAGGGACGAGTTCCTGACCTTTTTGGATCAGGTCTTTACAAGCTTTGAGGACCAAAAGACCATCCTTAGATCAACTATTTTATTGTCTCCATATACAATCCGATATTTTACTTTACAGAAAAAGTCTAAGACCCTGAAGGACCCTGTCCGAGAAGAGCTGCGAGAAACGTGTACGGAAGATCGACTTGTATACATTGAAGCTGCTCACGGAGTCGGAACTCAAGTCCCTTGGCTTTCTAGGTCCATTCCGTAAGGAGAGACGCAACGCCCTGGACAGTCCCGGTCCCCTCGTAGACTGTCGAAAGTAATTTTGGCTTATTTATTCTATTTTTCGTAATACTTTAACACGTTCTATTAGCCTAATGTATATACTAAATTAAAGCCTAATCATTATCACTCCAGTTAACTGAGTTAGCCCGCCACCTGTTGCATCAGGTAGAGATTGGCGTAGATCTTATTCAGGGCCATCAACTCGTCGTGGGTGCCGTGTTCCACCACCACGCCGCGTTTGAACACGCAGATTAGATCCGCATTCCGCACGGTGGTCAGACGATGGGCTATCGTCAGACAGGTGCGACCGGATCGCGCCTCATCCAGCGCCTGCTGCACCACCTTTTCACTCTCCAGATCAAGCGCGGAGGTTGCCTCGTCGAGGATGAGGATCTTGGGGTTCCTGACCAGCGCCCGAGCGATGGCGATGCGCTGCTTCTGGCCCCCAGAGAGCTGTGAGGTCTTTCCCAGCCGAGTGTCGTATCCTTGGGGCAGGGCACTTATAAAGTTGTGGATATTGGACTTCTTGGCCGCCTCGATAATCTCCTGCATGGACACGTCGTCGCGGAAGTTGTTGCCGTAAGCTATGTTCTCGGCAATGGTGCGATCGAAGAGCACGGGTTCCTGGGAAACCAGGCCCAGCTTGGAGCGCAGTGTGTCCAGCGGGAAGTCCGTGCTGGGCACTCCGGACAGGTTTACGGACCCCGAAACAGGATCGTAGTAGCGGAGCAGCAGTTGCACACAGGTGGACTTTCCGGAGCCAGAAGGACCCACCAGAGCCACAGTCGTCGACTTTTTTATGGTGAGATTTAGGCCCTGCAGAATGGGTGTGCCCTTCCTCGTGGGATACTCAAAGCCAACGTTCTCGTAGACAATGTCTCCCTCGGATTTCTAAAAAGGCAAGCAGatagaaaaaaatgtatgagTATCAAACGATAGAAATCAGTAAAATGTAGACTTACCTCGACTGTGTTGTATGGACTCTGGGGAGGATTGGGCTGTGTAGAGGTCCGCTGGAAGAGAACCATCAGGCGGCCGGCGGATAGAATAGCATCATTTACATTTGGGGCATAGGCCAAGGCCTGTCCCAACATCCAGGAGCCAAAAATCAACGCCTCGGCCACCTTGATGATGTCCTCGTAGTCCATTCGGTCCTCTGCCACCAGAATGCCACCATAGTACATGGAGATGCCGTAGGCCAGGAAAGGAGCCGCCTGTCCCAGAGCAAAAACCAGACCGCGGAAGCGAACCTTGCGCTTGCAGGCGACATCTACACGATCGATCTGCTTGACGTACTGCTCCAAGACCTGACGTTCCAGGCAAAGACCATTCACCGTTCGGATATTGGTAATAGCTTCGACGGCGACCTGAGAGGCCTCCTCGATGGATGCCTTAGCCTTCTGGGCGCTCTTCATGATAAAGCGACCCTCCAGATAGACGGACAAGCAGACCAAAGGGAGGGTGACCAGGGTGAGCAGCGTCTGTTGCCAGGAGAAGACGAAGCCGACGACCATTCCGACCACGAGAGTTGCCACAGCTTGAAGCATGGTGCCCACTCGAGCTCCGGTGGCCTAAAAAATAGAAGCAA
Protein-coding regions in this window:
- the Sans gene encoding pre-mRNA splicing regulator USH1G, whose translation is MSSDRFHKAAKDGLLDVLAAATRKDTNAKDSDSMTPVMWAAFEGRLDALRLLCGRGGDPDKCDQFGNTALHLASAKGHLHCVDFLVKFGVNIYALDIDKHSAKDLAAINGRDEILRYLDVAFTNFEATEKKKSKALKELAEKNCEKRVREYMKRQQQQRQDPDYSDLSPPSGASKSGNMLSTLKQKIWSSQGNLNKPPRDPPPPGPTKFSDLVGSGSSSSGGSTIASRAGTVQKRPSQLQKQHSSTCPHSKISSDSDGGFKVRELEPDGKRTITSLTGLQRDSEVMYVGTFSSNEESIGKRGKITDVFECMEADETDHNDNRSGYSSALARSFSQPDILGDGQLSQELSEEVTLQRPVGLFDRPTMLGSIAFRRSVTAALSQLQLHTDTSSTSTMRNAGSNPPKPRNGGGKGRLYLNLSDDTDSEGGGHDIYSDEDDDDREAAGSALQRFLAVWALEEYLPVFQKQEIDLETLMLLTESDLKSLGLPLGPFRKLTFAIQERRNALANPGPLVDSRL
- the Mdr49 gene encoding multidrug resistance protein homolog 49 isoform X1; its protein translation is MAKKEDSKLPQAFDFQAKEGSVLGEGSTKKYSYFDLFRYSTACERCLIVFSLLVATGASVFIPFFLIIYAEFTSLLVDRTVGVGTSSPTFALTMFGGGKQLTNASEEENKQAIIDDATAFGIGSLVGSVAMFLLITIAVDLANRIALNQIDRIRKLFLEAMLRQDIAWYDTSSGSNFASKMTEDLDKLKEGIGEKVVIVTFLTMTFVIGIVSAFVYGWKLTLVVLSCVPFIIAATSMVARLQGSLAEKELKSYSDAANVAEEVFSGIRTVFAFSGQEKEKARFEKLLIPAENTGRKKGLYSGLGNSLSWVVIYLCNALAIWYGVTLILDERGLPDRVYTPAVLVIILFTVIVGAQNLGFASLHVEAIAVATAAGQTLFNIIDRPSQVDPMDEKGSRPESTTGHIRFEGIRFRYPARPDVEILKGLTVDVLPGQTVAFVGASGCGKSTLIQLVQRFYDPEAGSVKLDGRDLRTLNVGWLRSQIGVVGQEPVLFATTIGENIRYGRPSATQADIEKAARAANCHDFISRLPKGYDTQVGEKGAQISGGQKQRIAIARALVRQPQVLLLDEATSALDPTSEKRVQSALELASQGPTTLVVAHRLSTITNADKIVFLKDGVVAEQGTHEELMERRGLYCDLVNITQRKEATEADEGAVVGRPLQKSQNLSDEETDDDEEDEEEDEEPELNTSGSSRDSGFRASTRRKRRSQRHDKRRKNEVVPKVSFIQLIKLNSAEWRFLVVGGIASVMHGANFPLWGLFFGDFFGIMSNGDDDVVRSEVLKISMIFVGIGLMAGLGNMLQTYMFTTAGVKMTTRLRKRAFGTIVGQDIAYFDDERNSVGALCSRLASDCSNVQGATGARVGTMLQAMSTLVVGMVVGFVFSWQQTLLTLVSLPLLCLSIYLEGRFIMKSAQEAKASIEEASQVAVEAITNIRTVNGLCLERQVLEQYVQQIDRVDVACKRKVRFRGLVFALGQAAPYLAYGISLYYGGILVSEGRIDYADIIKVAEALIFGSWMLGQALAYAPNVNDAILSAGRLMDLFQRTSTQPNPPQSPYNTVEKSEGDIVYENVGFEYPTRRGTPILQGLNLTIKKSTTVALVGPSGSGKSTCVQLLLRYYDPVSGSVNLSGVPSTDFPLDTLRSKLGLVSQEPVLFDRTIAENIAYGNNFRDDVSMQEIIEAAKKSNIHNFISALPQGYDTRLGKTSQLSGGQKQRIAIARALVRNPKILILDEATSALDLESEKVVQQALDEARSGRTCLTIAHRLTTVRNADLICVFKRGVVVEQGTHDELMALNKTYANLYLMQQVAG
- the Mdr49 gene encoding multidrug resistance protein homolog 49 isoform X2, which codes for MFGGGKQLTNASEEENKQAIIDDATAFGIGSLVGSVAMFLLITIAVDLANRIALNQIDRIRKLFLEAMLRQDIAWYDTSSGSNFASKMTEDLDKLKEGIGEKVVIVTFLTMTFVIGIVSAFVYGWKLTLVVLSCVPFIIAATSMVARLQGSLAEKELKSYSDAANVAEEVFSGIRTVFAFSGQEKEKARFEKLLIPAENTGRKKGLYSGLGNSLSWVVIYLCNALAIWYGVTLILDERGLPDRVYTPAVLVIILFTVIVGAQNLGFASLHVEAIAVATAAGQTLFNIIDRPSQVDPMDEKGSRPESTTGHIRFEGIRFRYPARPDVEILKGLTVDVLPGQTVAFVGASGCGKSTLIQLVQRFYDPEAGSVKLDGRDLRTLNVGWLRSQIGVVGQEPVLFATTIGENIRYGRPSATQADIEKAARAANCHDFISRLPKGYDTQVGEKGAQISGGQKQRIAIARALVRQPQVLLLDEATSALDPTSEKRVQSALELASQGPTTLVVAHRLSTITNADKIVFLKDGVVAEQGTHEELMERRGLYCDLVNITQRKEATEADEGAVVGRPLQKSQNLSDEETDDDEEDEEEDEEPELNTSGSSRDSGFRASTRRKRRSQRHDKRRKNEVVPKVSFIQLIKLNSAEWRFLVVGGIASVMHGANFPLWGLFFGDFFGIMSNGDDDVVRSEVLKISMIFVGIGLMAGLGNMLQTYMFTTAGVKMTTRLRKRAFGTIVGQDIAYFDDERNSVGALCSRLASDCSNVQGATGARVGTMLQAMSTLVVGMVVGFVFSWQQTLLTLVSLPLLCLSIYLEGRFIMKSAQEAKASIEEASQVAVEAITNIRTVNGLCLERQVLEQYVQQIDRVDVACKRKVRFRGLVFALGQAAPYLAYGISLYYGGILVSEGRIDYADIIKVAEALIFGSWMLGQALAYAPNVNDAILSAGRLMDLFQRTSTQPNPPQSPYNTVEKSEGDIVYENVGFEYPTRRGTPILQGLNLTIKKSTTVALVGPSGSGKSTCVQLLLRYYDPVSGSVNLSGVPSTDFPLDTLRSKLGLVSQEPVLFDRTIAENIAYGNNFRDDVSMQEIIEAAKKSNIHNFISALPQGYDTRLGKTSQLSGGQKQRIAIARALVRNPKILILDEATSALDLESEKVVQQALDEARSGRTCLTIAHRLTTVRNADLICVFKRGVVVEQGTHDELMALNKTYANLYLMQQVAG